The Campylobacter lari genomic sequence AAGATGTGGCTTTTCCTATGCTCTAATATGCGATGAATTTTACCAAGAAAGCAAGATAAAAAGAGAAAAAATTTATGATTATTTTATCTGTATAGGAGGAAGTGATCCAAAAAATATTTCCTTTGATATAGCAAACAAACTTAACAAAAACAAAACTATCATCATAGCTACCACAAAAGCAAATTCTCATCTAAACTCACTTCGAAAATTAAGCCAAAAAAACCCTAATATACAAATTCTCATTGACCAATCTAATCTTGCAAGATTGATGAATGAAAGCAAAAAACTCATCATTAGTGCAAGTTCATTGGTAAATGAAGCTTTAATTTTAAAAGCAAATTTTAAAGCCATAGCTTATGCTAAAAATCAAGAAAAACTTGCAACATGGCTTGCTAAAAAAGGCTATGAAGTGGAGAATTTTATATGATAATTTTAAAAGATTTTATCCATTTAACTCAAGAAGAAATTAAGCTTGTTTTAAAATGGCGTAATGATGAAAGCATTGCTAAATTTATGAAAACGCAAAATATTAGCCTAGAAGAACATTTAAACTTTTTATCTAGCTTAAAAACAAACGCAACTAAAAAATATTTTTTAGTATATGATGATGAAAATAT encodes the following:
- the pseG gene encoding UDP-2,4-diacetamido-2,4,6-trideoxy-beta-L-altropyranose hydrolase, with the protein product MKVLFRSDSSSTIGHGHIKRDLLLAKQYHDVSFACLALEGSLIDEIPYPVYELTSASVYELINLIKKENFDLLIIDHYEITADDEKLIKLETGVKILSFDDEIKEHFCDILLNVNAYAKESDYENLVPKYCELRCGFSYALICDEFYQESKIKREKIYDYFICIGGSDPKNISFDIANKLNKNKTIIIATTKANSHLNSLRKLSQKNPNIQILIDQSNLARLMNESKKLIISASSLVNEALILKANFKAIAYAKNQEKLATWLAKKGYEVENFI